In Mangrovivirga cuniculi, the following proteins share a genomic window:
- a CDS encoding glycoside hydrolase family 3 N-terminal domain-containing protein — protein MKTPDLKPEIIIALIVSLFLYSNCTSPTDNNDTSNQNKIDVKIDSILNKMSIDEKIGQLALRGTSSSEKGALPEELLSSVRKGEIGAFLNVMDTTNIRKLQEIAVNESKHGIPLLFARDVIHGFKTIFPIPLGQAASFNPELVEEGSRIAALEASSVGIRWTFAPMLDICQDSRWGRIAESPEKTLTWPVF, from the coding sequence ATGAAAACCCCCGATCTTAAACCAGAAATTATAATCGCACTCATAGTTAGTTTATTTCTATATTCTAATTGTACCAGTCCCACAGACAATAATGACACTTCAAACCAAAATAAAATCGATGTAAAGATTGATAGTATTTTAAACAAAATGTCAATCGATGAAAAAATTGGTCAACTAGCTCTAAGAGGCACTAGCAGTAGTGAGAAAGGAGCACTACCTGAAGAATTACTATCCAGTGTGAGAAAAGGAGAAATCGGTGCCTTTTTAAATGTAATGGATACTACAAATATTCGAAAACTCCAGGAAATAGCTGTCAATGAAAGTAAACATGGTATTCCATTGCTCTTTGCGCGAGATGTAATTCATGGCTTCAAGACAATTTTCCCGATCCCCCTGGGACAGGCTGCATCATTTAATCCCGAACTGGTCGAAGAAGGCAGCAGGATTGCTGCCCTTGAAGCGAGCTCCGTTGGAATCAGATGGACATTTGCTCCCATGTTGGATATTTGTCAGGATAGTCGCTGGGGAAGGATTGCGGAATCCCCGGAGAAGACCCTTACCTGGCCAGTGTTTTAG